A single Phoenix dactylifera cultivar Barhee BC4 unplaced genomic scaffold, palm_55x_up_171113_PBpolish2nd_filt_p 000346F, whole genome shotgun sequence DNA region contains:
- the LOC120105711 gene encoding probable pectate lyase 18: MIHHLLLAACILLLSPPFPLSPPPFLAAGAGAGAFLHPNSTHHPYAHPDPESVVREVQRQVETSRRRALLEAKNKDLASGSCLTGNPIDDCWRCFGDWQSDRQRLADCGLGFGRGTLGGKAGPIYVVTDPSDDDPVNPAPGTLRYGAIQEGPLWIVFTADMTIHLKEELLVNSFKTIDGRGFNVQIADGACITLQYVSDVILHNLHIHHCVPTGEANVRSSPTHYGWRGRSDGDGVSIYSARNIWVDHCSLSYCADGLIDAIMGSTAITISNNYFSHHNEVMLLGHRDDYLPDSGMQVTIAFNHFGEALVQRMPRCRLGHFHVVNNDFSQWEMYAIGGSANPTINSQGNRYTAPSDPNAKEVTKRVDTDEKDWVGWNWRTEGDIMVNGAFFVPSGEGLEVTYAKAESLDPKPAALIDQLTMNAGVLGGPRDNEVGTGYSGVNNGGLTADGGGGGAGGGAGYGYLGMVFGSGAPSSPSHCHSILLLSSSLIVALFSILCLHPS, from the exons ATGatccaccacctcctcctcgcTGCCTgcattctcctcctctctcccccATTCCCCCTGTCTCCGCCTCCCTTCCTCGccgccggcgccggcgccggcgcGTTCCTCCACCCCAACTCCACACACCATCCCTACGCCCACCCCGACCCCGAATCCGTCGTCCGCGAAGTCCAAAG GCAAGTGGAGACCTCTCGGCGGCGAGCTTTGCTCGAGGCCAAGAACAAGGACCTGGCGTCGGGCTCGTGCCTGACCGGCAACCCGATCGACGACTGCTGGCGGTGCTTCGGCGACTGGCAGTCGGACCGGCAGCGGCTGGCGGACTGCGGCCTGGGCTTCGGCCGCGGCACCCTGGGCGGCAAGGCCGGCCCTATCTACGTGGTCACCGACCCCTCGGACGACGACCCGGTGAACCCGGCCCCGGGCACCCTCCGCTACGGCGCCATCCAGGAGGGCCCCCTCTGGATCGTCTTCACCGCCGACATGACCATCCACCTCAAGGAAGAGCTCCTCGTCAACAGCTTCAAGACCATCGACGGCCGCGGCTTCAACGTCCAGATCGCCGACGGCGCCTGCATCACCCTCCAGTACGTCTCCGACGTCATTCTCCACAACCTCCACATCCACCActgcgtccccaccggcgaggcCAACGTCCGCTCCTCCCCGACCCACTACGGCTGGCGCGGCCGATCCGACGGCGACGGCGTCTCCATCTACAGCGCGCGCAACATCTGGGTAGACCACTGCTCCCTGTCCTACTGCGCCGACGGCCTGATCGACGCCATCATGGGCTCCACGGCCATCACCATCTCCAACAACTACTTCTCTCACCACAACGAGGTGATGCTCCTCGGCCATAGAGACGACTACTTGCCGGATTCCGGGATGCAGGTGACCATCGCCTTCAACCACTTCGGTGAGGCGCTGGTGCAGCGGATGCCCCGCTGCCGCCTCGGGCACTTCCACGTCGTCAACAACGACTTCTCCCAGTGGGAGATGTACGCCATCGGTGGCAGCGCCAACCCCACCATTAACAGTCAGGGCAATCGCTACACCGCCCCTTCCGACCCCAACGCCAAGGAG gTGACCAAGAGGGTGGACACGGACGAGAAGGACTGGGTCGGGTGGAACTGGAGGACGGAGGGAGACATCATGGTGAACGGAGCCTTCTTCGTGCCCTCCGGGGAGGGGCTCGAGGTCACCTACGCCAAGGCCGAGAGCCTCGACCCCAAGCCGGCCGCCCTCATCGACCAACTCACCATGAACGCGGGCGTCCTCGGCGGCCCCAG GGATAACGAGGTGGGGACGGGCTATTCTGGGGTCAACAATGGAGGCTTGACGGCAGACGGCGGAGGTGGTGGGGCCGGTGGTGGAGCAGGATATGGATACCTTGGGATGGTGTTTGGCAGCGGCGCACCATCATCTCCTTCACACTGCCACTCCATTTTACTTTTGTCTTCCTCTTTAATTGTTGCTCTCTTCTCTATACTGTGCTTGCATCCTTCATAG